Proteins co-encoded in one Dasypus novemcinctus isolate mDasNov1 chromosome 6, mDasNov1.1.hap2, whole genome shotgun sequence genomic window:
- the CUEDC2 gene encoding CUE domain-containing protein 2 — MELERIVSAALLAFVQTHLPEADLSGLDEVIFSYVLGVLEDLGPSGLSEENFDMEAFTEMMEAYVPGFAHIPRGTIGDMMQKLSGQLSDARNKENLQPQSSGVQEQVPISSEPLQRPEKVKEEIRSSPTVAGETQDKATSAEEELLPGVDVLLEMFPTCSVGQAEWVLAKARGDLEEAVQMLVEGKEEGPQAWDSPNQDLPRRLRGPQKDELKSFILQKYMMVDSADDQKIHRPMAPREAPKKLIRYIDNQVVSTKGERFKDVRNPEAEEMKATYINLKPARKYRFH; from the exons ATGGAGCTGGAGAGGATTGTCAGTGCAGCCCTCCTTGCCTTTGTCCAGACACATCTCCCAGAGGCCGACCTCAG CGGCTTGGATGAGGTCATCTTCTCCTATGTTCTTGGGGTCCTGGAGGACCTGGGCCCCTCAGGCCTGTCGGAGGAGAACTTTGACATGGAGGCCTTCACTGAGATGATGGAGGCCTATGTGCCTGGCTTCGCCCACATTCCCAG GGGCACAATAGGGGACATGATGCAGAAGCTCTCAGGGCAGCTGAGTGATGCCAGGAACAAAG AGAACCTGCAGCCGCAGAGCTCTGGGGTCCAAGAACAGGTGCCCATCTCTTCAGAACCCCTGCAGCGACCTGAAAAGGTCAAAGAAGAGATCAGGTCTTCTCCCACTGTTGCCGGGGAAACCCAAGACAAG GCAACCAGTGCTGAGGAGGAGCTGCTGCCAGGGGTAGATGTGCTCCTGGAGATGTTTCCCACCTGCTCAGTGGGACAGGCCGAGTGGGTGCTGGCTAAAGCTCGGGGGGACTTGGAAGAAGCTGTACAGATGCTGGtagaggggaaggaagaggggcCCCAAGCCTGGGATAGCCCCAACCAG GACCTGCCCAGGCGCCTCAGAGGCCCACAAAAGGATGAGCTGAAGTCCTTCATCCTGCAGAA GTACATGATGGTGGATAGCGCAGATGATCAGAAGATTCACCGGCCCATGGCTCCCAGAGAG GCCCCCAAGAAGCTGATCCGCTACATTGACAACCAGGTAGTGAGCACCAAAGGGGAACGATTCAAAGACGTCCGCAACCCTGAGGCTGAGGAGATGAAGGCCACGTACATCAACCTCAAGCCAGCCAGAAAGTACCGCTTCCATTGA
- the FBXL15 gene encoding F-box/LRR-repeat protein 15: MEPPMEPSGGEQEPGAVRLLDLPWEDVLLPHVLSRVPLRQLLRLQRVSRAFRELVQLHLAGLRRFDAAQVGSQIPRAALAGLLRDAEGLQDLALAPCHEWLSDEDLVPVLARNPQLRSVALAGCGQLSRRTLAALAEGCPRLQRLSLAHCDWVDGLALRGLADRCPALEELDLTACRQLKDEAIVYLAQRRGAGLRSLSLAVNANVGDAAVQELARNCPQLEHLDLTGCLRVGSDGVRTLAEYCPALRSLRVRHCHHVAEPSLSRLRKRGVDIDVEPPLHQALVLLQDMAGFAPFVNLQV; this comes from the exons ATGGAGCCACCGATGGAGCCGTCCGGAGGGGAGCAAGAGCCCGGAGCCGTCAG GCTTCTGGACCTGCCCTGGGAAGACGTGCTGCTCCCACACGTCCTAAGCCGGGTTCCCCTGCGCCAGCTGCTCCGGCTGCAGCGCGTCAGCAGGGCCTTCCGGGAGTTGGTGCAACTGCACCTGGCGGGGCTGCGCCGCTTCGACGCCGCTCAG GTGGGTTCGCAGATCCCGCGGGCCGCCCTGGCCGGGCTGCTGCGGGACGCCGAGGGGCTGCAGGACCTGGCGCTGGCGCCGTGTCACGAGTGGCTGTCGGACGAGGACCTGGTGCCGGTGCTGGCGCGGAATCCGCAGCTGCGGAGCGTGGCGCTGGCCGGCTGCGGGCAACTGAGCCGCCGCACGCTGGCGGCGCTGGCCGAGGGCTGCCCCCGCCTGCAGCGTCTGTCGCTCGCGCACTGTGACTGGGTGGACGGGCTGGCGCTCCGCGGCCTCGCCGACCGCTGCCCGGCCCTGGAGGAGCTCGACCTCACCGCCTGCCGCCAGCTCAAGGACGAGGCCATCGTGTACCTGGCGCAGAGGCGTGGCGCCGGCCTCCGCAGCCTCTCGCTGGCCGTCAACGCCAATGTCGGGGACGCCGCCGTCCAGGAGTTGGCTCGCAACTGCCCGCAACTCGAGCACCTCGACCTCACCGGCTGCCTCCGCGTGGGAAGTGACGGCGTCAG gaCATTGGCCGAGTACTGCCCGGCGCTGCGTTCACTGAGGGTGCGGCACTGCCACCATGTGGCCGAGCCCAGCCTGAGCCGCTTGCGGAAGCGCGGCGTGGACATCGACGTGGAGCCGCCCCTGCACCAGGCCCTAGTGCTGTTGCAGGACATGGCCGGCTTTGCACCCTTTGTCAACTTGCAGGTCTGA